Sequence from the Thermovirga sp. genome:
ACTCCCATGATGGTTGTGACCAGGGTGCTGAGGAGCCAGCCCTGGAAAAGCGACAGGAAGGGGATATCGAAGACGTAAAAAGCTACGTCCCTGCCGAAGACAGGGTCGCTTTTCCCGAAGGGGGTCCTGTTCAGGAACTGGAGCACCTTCATCCATTCCGAACGGACGGCCAGGCCGTTCATGACGGCCAGGACCGCCGCGACGATCACCACCACCACGGCCGAGGCCCGCATGGGTATGTCGATGATCTCACCGGGCAGGGATGAAAAGGCGAGTTCCCTCATGGCGGACCTGCGCGCCCTGAGCCAGTTCAGGGAAAAGATCGCAAAAGCCGCGACAGCCGCCGCGGCGAGCATCACCCACTGGGGGAGCAGCCTGGTCCAGAAGACCTGCGAGAGTCCCCTTTCCCGGAACCATAGCAGGTCGGTATAAAAGGTGGCCGTCGCCGGCACGATCACCACCAGGAGCAGGAGCGCCCCCAGGATGATCCAGACGCCTTTTTTGACTTTCAGGGAAGGAATTCGCCCGCGGCGTTCGCCCTCCCAGAAGGGTGGTCCCTGGAAAATATCTCTCATTGACATGACTTGCCGCCTCTCGCTTTTTTAGATAGTCTTCACGTTGGGTTTTTTACTG
This genomic interval carries:
- a CDS encoding COG1615 family transporter produces the protein MSMRDIFQGPPFWEGERRGRIPSLKVKKGVWIILGALLLLVVIVPATATFYTDLLWFRERGLSQVFWTRLLPQWVMLAAAAVAAFAIFSLNWLRARRSAMRELAFSSLPGEIIDIPMRASAVVVVIVAAVLAVMNGLAVRSEWMKVLQFLNRTPFGKSDPVFGRDVAFYVFDIPFLSLFQGWLLSTLVTTIMGV